From the Coffea eugenioides isolate CCC68of chromosome 1, Ceug_1.0, whole genome shotgun sequence genome, the window ttGAATCATGTTGAATTCTCTCAAACACATGACCCAaaatattaattaatatattttaatacataaacttTTTCACATACATTTTAACAtacaaaaatgatttttttaacacatataaacacattttcacatacataaatgtattttcacacacattcacTTCTTAAGTTCCTTGAAAACACatcataaatagaataatattttatattatttgtattgtgaattttagataataaattgtacatttaaatagattagctaaaaaaattgtCTACTTTATACTTTTTAATGCTACTAATTGATTGGAACTTATTAAATGACTGGAGACGTTACTGTATTTTGGTTTTTGGACTTGGTAATTAAGAGGAAAGAATAATTGTCTTGTCGATTCCAAACCTCTCATGAAGTTGAAGATTGGAGGTATTTGCTTGAAATGAAATCGTTGGACTAGCCATGCCCAAGTTGCCATaattaatcaaaacaaaataGAATCCGCAAGTCAACTATATTGATTCAAAGTTAATATCATGAtctatatacatataatatatattagaaggtatttttttattgatttgatataGTTAGATAATTCATCACCTGATTAATTAGAATCATCTAGGATCATACTTGATGCTATGGTCATATTAATCTTTTAGAATTACCACAGCTCTGATATAAAGTAGAAAATATTTATATGATTGTAAAACTGGTATTGGTCTCCAATAAATTGTTAAGGAAAATCCCAAActttttaagaaataaatgaGAGGAGAATTCATGAACTATCCTGACATTTTTACCACATCGGGATCGCATtattttgaattattgaaaAATTAGGCTAATACAAAATAAGCTTTTGTTTGTAAATTTGAAGAATCCGAAATTATATAATCCTAACaggttaaaaaagaaatttgtacaATATTATACGTACACGAAATATTAACAAACAAAAGCAAGTAGCAACTTgagaacaataaaaaaaagggggggaggAAAACAACATATTCTTAAAAGgcataataaattattataaaagtTGAGCAAGTTTAACTACTgttataaaagtaaaataagcaTGAGCTTTTATTTcaagtttcttttttcttttaaacaaaaataaaaaattgattaaTATATATGAGAATTTTGAATACAAATTAATGAATGAATTATTAATACATGTCCAAATGCAAATAGTTGGACATATGTGtattgaattttatatttattattttgaattacttttaaacaagttAGATATTGGGTactcaaataaaaaattcaaccCGCCCAACGAATAAATTGGATTGTTCTTATCCAACCTAACAAAACCCATAATCCAATTGACCCAACCCATCATTTAAAATTAATTGGCGGATTATTGGGTTTTGGACTTTTTTGCCAGCTCTAGTAACAGGACTGAATCTTTTGACTTTGTTTCAGCtcatcaattttttattattattatttttttgcctAAGGAACGTCGAAATTGTGAATTCATGCAAAAGCAACTTTTCTCCTCCACAACAGATTGTGGTTGTTGAATGCACTTCATTGTCTACAAGTAAGTCCTTAAACTCAATTTTATGAAATTTGCGAGATAAACATATCGCTttaaacaaataataaaatctgTTGTAATTTTCTTTCAGGAAAAAATCTAATAAAATCAAAAGTTTGTGAACTTCGAACTGTATGATTCCTAAGGGCAAATAAGGTTCTCTATTGAGGATTAATAGGAACACCTTTCGAAGGTTTCTAGGGTAGTCTGCCATGGCGGCCGCTTGGCCGCCGAACATTGGTACCGTGTCGGCAAAATCCTTTGCCGCAGTGGTAGGGAACCCATGCAGCGCGTTGACGAGCCCAGACTTAGGTGATTTGGGTGCATATCGCGGCGAGCCGGTGCTGCTCCTGTCCAGAAGCGAACTGTCGTTGCTGGCGGAGCCGCCGCCCATCCATGGAGGTGATTAGGAAGTTCTTTGTGACCCTTGGTCTGAAGGGGGAGTGCTCGGTGGGATTATTGGATGCGAACCACGTGCTGATTCAACCTTCAACAGAGGAGGACTACACACGGCTCTTTGTGCGGCGGACCTGGTTCATTCACAACGCTCCAATGACTGTTTCTAAATGGACGCTAGATTTCAAGTCCAACAAATACTCCTCTATAGCACCTGTATGGGTCTGCTTCCCGGGCCTTCTCTTACCACTCTTCACTATGAAGTACCTGATGAAACTGGGGTCGCTGTTGGGTCGCCCCTTGCAAGCAGATTTCGCGACTTCCTCCTTCAAGCGGCCGTCGGTGGCTCGGGTTTTGGTTGAAATAGATTTGGCGATGGAACCGGTCAAGCGTATATGGATTGGAGACGACACCTATGGGCACTAGCAGTAGGTCGACTACGAGAGCTGGCCTGCATTCTGTTCCTTTTGCCAGCGCGCCGGCCACGCGGAAGCGGAATGCTTTAGGAAGAACCCTGCGCTCAAACCAGCGAAGGGTGCCGGAACTCATGGGCTAAAACCCACTGCTACGAGCAACAAGGAGGGTACGACAGTAGCTATCGAGGAGACAAACGGCAGTGAGGAGTCGGACAAGATAACTATGGGAGATGCGGTGACTCCCACGGAGAGGCCTGGGGCTCCTACTCTGACTCCGGAGGTGCAGCAACCTGGGGGCAATGCCTTAGAGGAAGCTCTGGAAAGCGCGCAGGAAGAGGGCGAGTTGCGGGTTGAGCATACATCGGTAGGGACTGTCCCATCGCCTGGGGTGCAGCAGGTGATGGATGATGGATACTCTCCAGCAGCGCCCCCCTCGCCCCAACCCCAGCAGCCTGGGTTGTCTGTCGCTGCGTTAGTAGAGGAGACCATTGTTTCTATCGCAGGTGAAATCATTCATAAGTTGGATGATCAAGTGTTTCGGGAAATCGAAGAGATGCGTTCGGTAAAGCCCCAAGCTACGAACCAACTTGATGAGGGAGAATTCACTGATTCGGAGTCTGAGGATGGCCATTCACCAGCTAATGGAACATTCACAGAGGCTGCATCGAAAGAGAAGGCGATGGATACTAGCGACTCTTCGCAGCAACGTAAGCAAATTACGTCTAAAGTGGGAAACGATGCACTTGAGAAGGTAGACAAAAGTAATGATCCACATAATGTGGTATTAGTTGGAGACACACCCCTTGTGggtacaagtacaagaacagAAATGAAAAAGTCCCGGTTTGAAGATGTGCCACAGTTTAAAGATGTGTTCGAAAAGTTTCAATGGGAGAAATTACATGGTAAGATTCCTCTCGTTCATCTAAAACCTTTTcttcattcaagtacaaaatgcAATGATAACAAAAATGAAGAGGGAAAGGATGATTCACAACGTGATAAAGACAAATATCACGACCAGAAACTAGTTTACGAGCAATTTACCCAAGTGATGTCAAAGAAAACGAGGAAGCAGCTCTCAAAAAAAGGCCAAATTTCCATGCTCGCTCACAATCCCACAAATGTGGGGCACCCTCATGTGGATGATTTCGTTCGATTGATCTgttaatcatatatatatatatttttcatatGTTTGATCCATAATTGTCTTTCTTTTTTACTTCAACAGAGGTCAGGTTTGGCCCCCCTCTAATTCGCTGTATTTTTTTTTCGATATAAATAAATTAGGGGATGGCATCCCTACCCCAATTTGGGGCtttgcccaaaaaaaagaaaaaagaactgTATGATTCCTTAGTAAAGGCTTTGTATACATGTATCGTCACATTGTTAAGTATTTCTTTATTTAAGGACTTTTCTTTTTGAGAAGTGAAATAAAATAACCTCATTAAAACGTAATGATCATATGTTTGCAGTGCATTCATCAAGTGGACAATAACTCTACAATTTTAGCATTTTGGTTCCTCGTTTTATAGCAACATTGCTGGTTCGATTGTTGTTATCCCCATCGTCCATCCGTTTGTTCTTCCCCCATTCCAAAATGATCATCAAAGGCAGAGGATTTAAGACTTAAATAAAGGATCCAAAAGTTGTTAATAATGTCTTTGCTGAATTGAATATCTGTTTCTTCATTCATCTTCTGGCTGAAGCCCACAAATGTACTCGCAAGTCTCGAGGGTTTTCGGCCCATAGCAGCTCAGCCGAAGATGGAGGGATTTGCTGAGGGGGCCCCACACCTTAACGGCTACGAATGGCCGGCCTAACCGCCTTTGAAAAATTTCATTCCCGTTTTACCATCAAAGCCCGTTCCAATTTACAAAATTTCGCCCATTTCTGGCGCGCCATCACAACCTCtttaatcttttgttttctttcttttttttttttttttgtttctacaTTTCTTTGCTACGACTCAATTGCATTGCATGAAGGCTTCCATGGAAACAACAGCAACGAAGCCAAACCTCGTGAGCAATATTCTGGTACGCCTGCTTTCCTTTGGCGTTCTGGTGCTCCTGGCGCGCTCCGCTTACATCATCACCGTCAAAGGCAGAGCTTGCGACTTCGCCGGTGACTTCTGTTTCTTCCCTGATACCCCAAAGCACACGACCCCTTCCTCTGCGGCGTCCGCCACCCGTCTCCGCAATTATTACTCCTCCGTCTTTCAAGATTTGATATCCGAAGGCTTCCTTTCCCCTGACTCCAAATCTCTCTGCATCGAAACCCTAACAGGTCAGGACGTTGTCGCATTGCAAGATATTGGAGTCATTAACTCCGTCGGAATTTCAAAGAAAGCATCTCCGCCGTTGGTTCGTTATGGTCCAGCTTTTCGTCAACCGTTCCCTGATAACACCTTTGATTTTGAGTTTTCCGGCGATTCCGTCCTGGACCGCACTGTTAAACCCGTCGAATTTGCTTCTGAAGTTTCAAGAACGCTCAAACCCGGGGGCTTCTTTGTCGTCCACACCTCGTCAAAAGATCAGTATAGTCTCAATTCCTTGCTTGAATTATTCAATTCTTGTAGATTAATTCGATCACGCGAAATTAACGCTGTAGATTCATCTTCCCCTTGGATTCGTGAAGTTGTCTTAAGGAAAGAGGATGGAGTAGTTGTTAATGGAAAGAAAGAACAATTCATTCGTGGATCATCTgtaaataggtgcaatgtgccAGGGTATATACATGAATTAATCTCGAATGCTGAGCCCTTGCTTGTGGAAGAGCCGTTGAAACCTTGGCTAACATTGAAAAAGAATATGAAGAATGCAAAATATCTGTCCTCACTAGTCGATATTCGCTTCAAGAATAGGCATGTGTATGTAGACGTTGGAGCTAGGAACTATGGTTCAAGCATTGGCAGTTGGTTTAAGAAGCAGTATCCCAAGCAGAATAAGACGTTTGAAATCTACGCCATTGAGGCGGATAGGGCTTTTCATGAAGAGTACAGGTCAAAAAAAGGGGTGAAACTTTTGCCTTATGCAGCTTGGGTGAGGAATGAGACCCTGTTTTTTGAGATAAACCGGGAACCACGTAAGATGAACGTGGAGAGAGGAAGAGGGATGGGGAGGATTCAAGGTGTGCAATCCTCAAGTAATTTTCTAGGTGATTCTGATAAGATTCAGGGGTTTGATTTTGCTGGTTGGTTGAAGAGTACAGTATCAGAGAGGGACTATGTGGTGGTGAAAATGGATGTAGAAGGAACTGAATTTCATCTGATCCCTAGGTTATTTGAGACTGGAGCAATTTGTTTGATTGATGAGATGTTTCTTGAGTGCCATTATAGTAGATGGCAGAGGTGTTGCCCTGGAGTGAGGAGCTCTAAGTATCAGAAGACGTATTCTCAATGCCTGGACCTGTTTTATTCTCTGAGGAAGAGTGGAGTTCTGGTGCATCAATGGTGGTGACAGGCAGCGGCGCACCCTCCCCTCCGGCTGGCTACACCCCTCATATGTTCTTGTGTTTGTACATCCTTGCTACTGAAGAATTTTGTTTCTCTGCAGCTAGTCCACTAACCAGATAGCCTTGATatcaattcttttattttacatTCATATCCATTCTTTCGAATGATTCTTTCCCTCAAATTGTTTCCTCGTCTAGTTGTTCTTCAGATGAAAGTTTTGAGTAGAGAATATTGTTCATTCTACTTGGACCTTGGTTTTGAGCTGAGAATATTTTCCTTTTAGCTCGACCTTGGTGTAACTGTGGATGAGGTATATAGATTCTAACAATGAAATACCGAGGCATTAATAGATGGGTAGCACAACATCTGATTGACTTATCTATAAAAGAACAATGACTGGACATGCTCTTCAGCGTGCAGCATCCTGATCAAGGTATCTCCAACGGAGAACAAGATGCTAATAATTCAATTGACCCATCATGAACGTTTATTATTGTGCATTGACATTCCGTATTGTCCTTTTTGCAGCTTTTAGATATTAATGGGAATTTCTTATAGCTTTTTATGAGTTCTTTGTTAATGAAGCTGAAATTTTAAGGAAAACATTAGGAAAGCAAGGTAGGTAGCGTGCTGCTGCTCAGTTCGACCTGGTGGATATGCTGTAAAAGTGAGACGATCAATTTAAAGAGCTGTAAATACTGAACTAGTAGCAAGTTTTCCATAGGTATTGCAGATTGCATCTTTTGAACATATTCCTTTCTGCAATCGCTTGAACTGGCAAGAGAGGATCTATTTCTTGTTGTTTAACGGCACATTTGGAGATGAAGGAAAAGTAGAAACAGCAAGGGAAGCTTATACCCCTGGGTACAAGGGTTTCTTGTTTAGGTGAGAACTTTCTGCTGTGAAGTTGCCGTGCAAGACTAATCACTTTACTCTCTTCTTAAATACTTGCCGGCCGGTTCAAGTAAACATGTTTATAACCATTTCATAAAACCCGGATCGGCCTGATAGTCAAACCGATCAACCTGGCAAACCGGTCATAGGATCGAGCTGGATTGCTAATTAAACTAGTTAAATAGACGATTCAACCAATGAATCGAAAAGAAAATATCGATTGAATTgctaatttaaaaattttattatttttataatttaaaataaaattataactATTGTGCAATTTACATTAAATTGTTCAACTCAATGATTCGGTCACCTCTCCACATTAAACTCCgaatttaataactatgattCTCTCTAGCATCTACTCGTGTGATGGGAAAATTGCAAAGCGAACTTCATTCGGTATTGGAATCTAAACAACCACCGTAAGACAAAAAAAGAAGTGTCCCAAGTCTAAACTCAGAAGGAACTAtggaaataagaaaattattgCCTAATCAAGTTAAACGAGAAGGTTTCACAACTTGCGTTTGATCTCTACCATGATGTTACTGCATTAAAGTCTCGTTTACATTTGACCATACAGATACTAATCCTGACGAGAAATTAGCTTGAAGTCCCGTTTACATCAAAGGAAGGAATTACAAGTGCAAATTGCAAAGATAATTGTagaaatttttcacagtatatTAATCGGTGCATAGTTTCTCCATCGTGATAGAAATATCTCAGCGTGGTCTATGAGTTGTTattaaatttgtttttttgGGAAAGAGAGTCTGGCTATATTCACCTAACAATAGGGAAAATAATGGCCATTGTAATTAGACGTTGTCAACATGATATGAGCAAATTACCTTTTCTAGGAAAAAGATTGTTTTGATTAAGAGAAGTAGTTGTTTGTATTCGAAAGggctgatatatatatatatatatatatatatatatatttatttatttagggCCAAAAATCTCAATAGTTTTAATTGTCCGTTTCAGCTTTTGACCATCAAATAATTGTTTGAGGgtcaaaaaattatttcatcAATTAATTAGCCACCAAACTAATTAATCAACTCAATTGTGGTCATTTTGTCAATTATTGCTCTAAATCTACAAAATAATTGGAGCAAGTGTCAATATGCAAGGGTATATTTGTTTatcatggtt encodes:
- the LOC113758247 gene encoding uncharacterized protein LOC113758247 translates to METTATKPNLVSNILVRLLSFGVLVLLARSAYIITVKGRACDFAGDFCFFPDTPKHTTPSSAASATRLRNYYSSVFQDLISEGFLSPDSKSLCIETLTGQDVVALQDIGVINSVGISKKASPPLVRYGPAFRQPFPDNTFDFEFSGDSVLDRTVKPVEFASEVSRTLKPGGFFVVHTSSKDQYSLNSLLELFNSCRLIRSREINAVDSSSPWIREVVLRKEDGVVVNGKKEQFIRGSSVNRCNVPGYIHELISNAEPLLVEEPLKPWLTLKKNMKNAKYLSSLVDIRFKNRHVYVDVGARNYGSSIGSWFKKQYPKQNKTFEIYAIEADRAFHEEYRSKKGVKLLPYAAWVRNETLFFEINREPRKMNVERGRGMGRIQGVQSSSNFLGDSDKIQGFDFAGWLKSTVSERDYVVVKMDVEGTEFHLIPRLFETGAICLIDEMFLECHYSRWQRCCPGVRSSKYQKTYSQCLDLFYSLRKSGVLVHQWW